The window GGAAATTCTGACCATGGTGGATGCAAATCACCATGAGAATGGCAATTCCGCGCAATGCATCAACAAATGAAAGCTTCTCGGAATCCATTCAAAAGCCTGCAATATTGATCCAGTATATTTCTTTAAATCACTATCGCGCAAGGAAGCGGTTCTTCATGGATCCGATTTGGTACCACGACTGGGAAGGCGTCATTCGTACAGCATCACCTGACAAGCAAGCAGGAGGTAAGAACAAGTTCCATCGACCCGGTCGCTACCTTTCGAAGACTGTAAAATTGATGGATCACATCTACCAGTACCACCGAACCCCTCACAAGGTTCGGGCGGCGATGAATAATCTTCTCTCTTCTACGTAAATCTCAGACCGTTTGGCTTCGCAGATTGTGCGCTACAGATCAGCTATTCTCGATCACGGGATATTACCGACCTGCGGTCGAGTTAATCATGCTTTGCAACGTCTCTTCGAGCCTCGGGCGCACGAGTGCTGTTCCCGAGCTCGATAGGTGAGTCCTGTCCTGATAGACCAGACGCCCATCGGGAGCCACCACACGAAGAGAATCGCCGTTCTCGATGAAAATGTCGGCAACATCGATGACGCGCACTCGCTCATCCTCAAATTTCCGGATTATAGTGTTAGCCTGCAGCCGGCCTTTCCTGTTTTCTAAATCCTCGAAGAAGGGTGGGCGCGCACCTTCGAGCATGGCATGACGCGTCGCATTTGGCGGCGATAGCGGCGGCTGAGTTACCACGATAATTTGCTTCGCTCGATCCTTCATCGTCGCAATCGCGTCGCCGAAACGGGCCTCGGCGTCGGCGCCGAGCTTTTCCGACCAAGCCTGCGCAAGCACTATCACATCGGGCTTAGCATCACCCAGAAACTCCGAGACTCTCGGCCAAAGTGTATCTCGATCTCCCGGGAGTTCGTTTCCCGCCGCCGCGCTAAGGACATTCAACCGGAAGCCGAGCACCCGAGCCAGCGAAGCTAGCTCGTATCCGTACATTGCCCCTTGGCTATCCCCGATTACGACAAGCCAGCGCTTTCCACTCGGATTAACCGAGATGCCGCCCGCAGCGACATTGCGAGCTTCGGCTGACAGATAGTAGTTCGATCGGATTGTGTAACCCGCAAAGCCGATAACAGTTGCGACGATTGCGAATAGACCAAATGTAGCGAGTCGATGATGAGGCAAATTAAGCCAGGACCGCATCGGCCGCTCAACCAGCCGGTAAGTAAGAATTGTCGCAAGAATCGAAACGACAACTTTCAACCCAAGACCAACCAAGGGGCTATTCTTGTAAAAATGGTAGTCAACGAAAGAGAAAGTTGGCCAGTGCCATAGATACAGCGAATACGATCGTTTGCCAACAAACACCATGGTGGGATGAGCCAGCGCTCGATGAAGGCCTGCCCTACTGCCAGAACCTATCGCGATCAACACGAGCACTGACCCAGCCACCGGAATCGTGGCGATCCATCCTGGGAAGCCTTCGCTGCGGACGATGAAGAATGACAACGAAATGATGACGAGTCCTATCGTCAGGTAAAGAGAGGAGTATTCAGCGGCGAGCTTCGGATATTGCCGCTTTGTGAGAGCCAAACTTGATCCAGCAAGTAGTTCCCATGCGCGAGTCGGTAGCAAATAGAAGGAAGCGGCCGGGGCAAGGGGCGTTATGAAGACGCACGCAAGTAGACTCAACAGCAGACATGTGATCATTGCCGCCAGCGCATAGCGCCGCATTCGCATCAAGAAATAGATCAGCACTGGAAATACGAGATAGAACTGTTCCTCGACAGCCAGGGACCAATAATGGATCAACGGCTGCGCATCCGGCGAAATCTCGAAATAGCTGCCTTGGAATAGCAACTTAATATTGATGAAGGAAAGTGTTGCAGCAAGCGCCGTCGCGCCGATCGAAGCGAAGTCTTGTGCCGAATAGAGAAAGAAGCCAGCTGCGATAGTGGCAACGACGACAAATAGTGCAGCCGGCGCGATGCGTGCGATACGCCTTTGATAGAATCGAAAAATCGAAAGCCTTCCTCCTTCAAGGTCCCTTAGTAAGAGACCCGTGATCAAGTATCCTGAAATAACGAAGAAGATATCGACGCCAACGAATCCCCCCGAAGCAATCGAGCATCCAGGTGAAACAGAAAAACCGACGCGACGGCGATCGCTCTCAACCCGTCTATCTCGGGCCAGTATGCCTCCCCGCCATCGAACCTTTCCACCAGCTTCGTGGAGTAGTAGCGCTGTTTCTCCAAAACACCCAAAAGAACTCTCCGCCGTATCTATTAGTGCAATGCAATCAACTATGCCATTCGGCGTACAACCTAATAAGCTCATACCCTGGAAACGCGATCGCCGACCTTCTTCGCCGGCACGCCCGCCATGATGGCGGCCGCCGGAACGCTCTCGGTGACTACCGATCCTGCGGCAACCACGGCTCCTTCGCCCAGGTCCACGCCCGGGCCGATGAACGCGCGGGCCGCCACCCAACATTCGTCTGCGATGCGTATCGGCGCGGCCTTGAACGGAAATGTGATGTCGCGATGGTCATGGGTGCCAGCACACAGATAGGCTTCTTGCGAGATCACGGAATGCGATCCGATCGATATTTCGGCAACCGAATAGAGGGTGACATTGTCGCCGATCCAGACATAATCGCCGATCGTCAGATTCCAGGGGTAGGTCACCCTGACACTTGGACGAATGAGAACCCGCTCTCCGATCTTCGCGCCGAACAGGATCAGCGCGAAACGCCGCCAGGCGAACAGATATTGCGGGGTCGGAAGCACAAAAAGCGATTGAAACAGCCACCAGAGCTGGGCCCTCCAAGCCTCGCGGCCACGCGCCGTTCCTGCAAAGCGTGACAGGTCTTGAAATCGATTCGTCCCCATTGCAATCGCCTCCTCATCTATTATTCAATACAACCTGATCATAACAAGCGAGCAGTTCGCGTCCGGCCCTGTGCCAAGTCAATCGCTCGCGTGCGTAGCGGGTGCCCTGCTCTCCCATTCTGGCGCGCGCTGCATCGTCGCTCAGGATTTCCGCGACTGCCCTCGGAAGTAGCGCATCGACCCGGCGTTCATCCAGAACGAGTCCGGCTCCCGCCTCTTCCACATATGGCCACGTGTTCACCTTGTCCGTCACGATGACCGGGACGCCCATCTGCATCGCCTCTGCGACGGTGATTGCGAAATTCTCCTGTCGCGAAGGCAGCAGAAAGAGTTCTGCGGTGGCGAAAGAAGCCCACTTCAGATCGCCATCCAGGCGACCTGCAAACAGCACGTTATCCTGCAGGAACAGTTCCCCAACGGTTCGCCTGAGCTCGTCGGTGTAGCGGACGTCCCCATCACCGGCGATCACGAGCAGCAAATTCGGAACGGTCGGCTTGAGCGAATGAATGCAGCGGAGGATGCGATCCAAACCCTTCTTTGGGTGGAGCCTGCCCAGGAACAGCAGAACTCGCTTTCCTGCGGCATGGGGAAATCGCTGAAGGAAT is drawn from Bradyrhizobium diazoefficiens and contains these coding sequences:
- a CDS encoding acyltransferase family protein, with the translated sequence MSLLGCTPNGIVDCIALIDTAESSFGCFGETALLLHEAGGKVRWRGGILARDRRVESDRRRVGFSVSPGCSIASGGFVGVDIFFVISGYLITGLLLRDLEGGRLSIFRFYQRRIARIAPAALFVVVATIAAGFFLYSAQDFASIGATALAATLSFINIKLLFQGSYFEISPDAQPLIHYWSLAVEEQFYLVFPVLIYFLMRMRRYALAAMITCLLLSLLACVFITPLAPAASFYLLPTRAWELLAGSSLALTKRQYPKLAAEYSSLYLTIGLVIISLSFFIVRSEGFPGWIATIPVAGSVLVLIAIGSGSRAGLHRALAHPTMVFVGKRSYSLYLWHWPTFSFVDYHFYKNSPLVGLGLKVVVSILATILTYRLVERPMRSWLNLPHHRLATFGLFAIVATVIGFAGYTIRSNYYLSAEARNVAAGGISVNPSGKRWLVVIGDSQGAMYGYELASLARVLGFRLNVLSAAAGNELPGDRDTLWPRVSEFLGDAKPDVIVLAQAWSEKLGADAEARFGDAIATMKDRAKQIIVVTQPPLSPPNATRHAMLEGARPPFFEDLENRKGRLQANTIIRKFEDERVRVIDVADIFIENGDSLRVVAPDGRLVYQDRTHLSSSGTALVRPRLEETLQSMINSTAGR
- a CDS encoding WcaF family extracellular polysaccharide biosynthesis acetyltransferase; the encoded protein is MGTNRFQDLSRFAGTARGREAWRAQLWWLFQSLFVLPTPQYLFAWRRFALILFGAKIGERVLIRPSVRVTYPWNLTIGDYVWIGDNVTLYSVAEISIGSHSVISQEAYLCAGTHDHRDITFPFKAAPIRIADECWVAARAFIGPGVDLGEGAVVAAGSVVTESVPAAAIMAGVPAKKVGDRVSRV
- a CDS encoding glycosyltransferase, with the translated sequence MPYNILHVIPYMHPSAGGPPVVVENFVREANELGHRSCILSTPGYCNGDGGELLKRLEQIAPTTFLNPLEILPVIGRVGSGTIEAQVREADIVHVHTLWSPLNVSARHACARLGRPYVLMPHGMLDPYSLSVRALKKSAYLHMFEKHNIARAARMIYTTPEEERLAKLAGVPLPEGALVPLGANASSAPEGLLRAQFLQRFPHAAGKRVLLFLGRLHPKKGLDRILRCIHSLKPTVPNLLLVIAGDGDVRYTDELRRTVGELFLQDNVLFAGRLDGDLKWASFATAELFLLPSRQENFAITVAEAMQMGVPVIVTDKVNTWPYVEEAGAGLVLDERRVDALLPRAVAEILSDDAARARMGEQGTRYARERLTWHRAGRELLACYDQVVLNNR